In Helianthus annuus cultivar XRQ/B chromosome 3, HanXRQr2.0-SUNRISE, whole genome shotgun sequence, a single window of DNA contains:
- the LOC110929583 gene encoding uncharacterized protein LOC110929583 produces the protein MDPNIEEALRAKETAEKLFLMKDFTGAKQFALRAQTLCPQLEGISQMVATFEIYAAATTTNMNREVDFYSVLGLDPSADKSIVKKRYKKMAVLLHPDKNKTVGADEAFKLVSEAWAVLSDNVKRSSYDAKRNKHLSAAGYNTSGVSGSETSPRLDTFWTVCTSCRVQYEYLRKYVNKRLSCKNCRGVFVAVETGAAPVTYAPWSYTSENGYANHAYNTGPYVPSTSVCFTGNGSSVVHPTQGYEYAGTVSFQWNTYSGSSTLDPNGLPSKPGNTSRQKSNGKHQVRSNTGPMGRPPKKRKIENGEMGLRTEPYSDLNNLNGNGGVDVLTRQYSVAPAFDARKLLIEKARSVIRGKLKEMKMASTLKAEKNGKTVKKSSLMAITVPDPDFHDFDTDRTEEVFKPKQIWAIYDEEDGMPRLYCVVRQVISVKPFQLHITYLNSKPDAEFGVNKSCGSFKVAHSVFVDQVNIFSHLLGRENVGKGGSVKIYPKRGDIWAVYRNKKSKKAMQQYEMVEILDDYSEKVGVCVTPLAKLEGYKTVYQRNPNKSAVRVIPRKEMVRFSHQVPACLLKGQGLNLPDGCWDLDPAATPEQLLQADADGEEEEKKGEAEGRFGHLSV, from the coding sequence ATGGATCCGAACATAGAAGAAGCTCTTAGGGCTAAAGAGACTGCGGAGAAGCTATTTTTGATGAAAGATTTCACGGGTGCGAAGCAGTTTGCTTTACGGGCTCAAACTTTATGCCCTCAATTGGAAGGTATATCCCAAATGGTCGCTACATTCGAGATATACGCTGCTGCAACAACGACGAATATGAATCGAGAAGTTGATTTCTATTCGGTTCTCGGGCTGGATCCATCTGCAGACAAATCAATAGTGAAAAAACGTTACAAAAAGATGGCCGTTCTTCTTCATCCCGACAAAAACAAAACCGTTGGAGCCGATGAAGCGTTCAAACTCGTCTCTGAAGCGTGGGCTGTGTTATCTGATAACGTGAAAAGAAGCTCGTACGATGCGAAAAGAAATAAACACTTGTCGGCTGCTGGTTATAATACTTCCGGTGTTTCGGGTTCCGAGACTTCTCCAAGACTTGATACGTTTTGGACTGTGTGTACATCGTGTCGTGTTCAGTACGAGTATCTTAGAAAATATGTGAATAAACGACTTTCTTGTAAGAACTGTCGTGGGGTTTTTGTAGCCGTTGAAACGGGTGCGGCTCCCGTTACTTACGCCCCATGGTCGTATACGTCTGAAAACGGTTATGCTAACCATGCGTATAACACGGGTCCATATGTACCAAGTACGTCAGTATGTTTTACGGGCAACGGCTCGTCGGTTGTTCATCCTACACAAGGATACGAGTACGCAGGGACCGTATCGTTTCAGTGGAATACTTATTCTGGTTCATCGACTTTGGATCCTAACGGTTTACCATCTAAACCGGGTAACACAAGTAGGCAAAAGTCGAACGGGAAACACCAGGTGAGATCGAACACGGGCCCAATGGGCCGGCCTCCTAAGAAAAGAAAGATCGAAAATGGGGAAATGGGTTTAAGAACTGAACCGTATTCGGATTTGAATAATCTAAATGGAAATGGCGGGGTTGATGTATTAACGAGACAGTATTCGGTTGCTCCCGCTTTTGATGCAAGAAAGTTGTTAATTGAAAAGGCTAGATCGGTAATTCGTGGGAAGTTAAAAGAAATGAAAATGGCTTCGACTTTGAAGGCTGAAAAGAACGGGAAAACGGTCAAGAAAAGTAGTTTGATGGCGATAACGGTCCCCGATCCGGATTTCCATGATTTTGATACTGATCGGACTGAGGAAGTGTTTAAGCCGAAGCAAATATGGGCTATATATGATGAAGAAGACGGGATGCCCCGTCTCTATTGCGTGGTTCGCCAGGTGATCTCGGTGAAACCGTTTCAGCTTCATATCACTTACTTGAACTCGAAACCCGACGCTGAATTTGGAGTTAATAAATCGTGTGGAAGTTTCAAGGTTGCGCATTCTGTGTTTGTTGACCAAGTCAACATTTTTTCGCATCTTTTGGGAAGGGAGAATGTTGGCAAAGGAGGGTCGGTTAAAATATACCCGAAACGAGGCGATATATGGGCTGTGTATCGGAATAAAAAGTCGAAAAAAGCAATGCAACAATACGAAATGGTGGAGATTCTCGATGATTATTCGGAAAAAGTTGGGGTGTGTGTGACACCTTTGGCGAAGCTAGAAGGGTACAAGACTGTGTATCAAAGAAACCCTAACAAGAGCGCGGTTCGTGTAATTCCGAGAAAAGAAATGGTTCGGTTTTCGCACCAGGTTCCCGCTTGTTTGCTAAAAGGTCAAGGGTTGAACTTGCCAGACGGGTGTTGGGATCTTGACCCTGCTGCTACACCGGAACAGCTTCTTCAAGCGGATGCGGATGGAGAAGAAGAGGAAAAGAAGGGTGAAGCggaagggcgttttggtcatttaagTGTGTAA
- the LOC110929584 gene encoding heat shock protein 90-6, mitochondrial, giving the protein MHRLSRRSVNTLLRYGAHRRRDAVSAAAASAGSPNFNESGAERDASGRWYSVLTTASSTGPVSTKSLKLGNMIPSGKRFESTASDVQTPEAPVEKYEYQAEVSRLMDLIVNSLYSNKEVFLRELISNASDALDKLRFLSVTEPHLLEGAPELDIRIQTDQENGIITLTDSGIGMTHQEIVDSLGTIAHSGTAKFLKALKDSKDAGTDSNLIGQFGVGFYSAFLVADKVVVSTKSPKSDKQYVWEGEANSSSYIIREETDPEKFIPRGTSIQLHLKRDDKGFAHPERVERLVKNYSQFVSFPIYTWQEKGYTKEIEVDEDPAEAKKDGTDDNVEKKKKTKKVVEKYWDWELTNETQPIWLRNPKEVTTEEYNEFYKKTFNEYLEPLASSHFTTEGEVEFRSILYVPAITPMGKEDIVNPKTKNIRLYVKRVFISDDFDGELFPRYLSFVKGVVDSNDLPLNVSREILQESRIVRIMRKRLVRKAFDMILGISVSENREDYEKFWENFGKHLKLGCIEDRENHKRLAPLLRFFSSQSEEEMISLDEYVENMKPDQKDIYYIAADSVTSAKNTPFLEKLYEKDLEVLFLVDPIDEVAVTNLKSYKEKNFVDISKEDLDIGDKNEEKEKEMKQEFGHICDWMKKRLGDKVASVQISNRLKTSPCVLVSGKFGWSANMERLMKAQTVGDSSSLDFMRSRRVFEINPEHPIIQTLNAACKSNGEDEEALRAIDLLYDTALISSGFTPESPSQLGGKIYEMMNMALSNKWSTEQPAFNMHSSQTPEAEIVAEPQPTLEAEVVEPVETTSQK; this is encoded by the exons ATGCACCGGCTATCAAGGCGTTCTGTCAACACTCTCCTCCGCTACGGCGCCCATCGCCGCCGTGATGCCGTCTCTGCGGCGGCGGCTTCTGCCGGTTCTCCCAATTTCAATGAATCG GGTGCAGAGAGGGATGCCAGTGGTAGGTGGTATTCAGTTTTAACTACTGCGTCATCCACTGGGCCTGTTTCCACAAAGTCTTTGAAATTAGGAAACATGATTCCTTCTGGGAAGCGGTTTGAGTCGACGGCTTCAGACGTTCAGACACCTGAAGCACCTGTGGAGAAGTATGAGTATCAGGCAGAG GTAAGTCGGCTTATGGACCTTATTGTTAACAGTCTATATAGCAACAAAGAGGTGTTCCTTCGTGAACTTATCAG CAATGCAAGTGATGCGTTGGACAAGTTGCGATTCCTTAGTGTTACGGAGCCACATCTTTTGGAGGGTGCCCCTGAACTTGACATACGTATTCAAACTGATCAAGAAAATGGAATAATTACTCTGAC GGACTCTGGCATCGGTATGACACATCAAGAAATTGTTGATTCTCTAGGAACAATCGCCCACAGTGGAACCGCAAAGTTTCTAAAAGCTTTGAAG GATAGCAAAGATGCTGGTACAGACAGCAATTTGATCGGTCAATTTGGTGTGGGGTTTTATTCAGCCTTTTTAGTTGCCGATAAG GTGGTGGTGTCAACAAAGAGTCCTAAATCCGATAAGCAATATGTTTGGGAAGGAGAGGCCAATTCTAGCTCTTATATTATCCGAGAAGAAACTGATCCCGAGAAATTTATTCCTAGAGGAACCTCAATCCAGTTGCATCTCAAG CGCGATGATAAAGGTTTTGCTCATCCCGAGAGAGTTGAAAGACTCGTAAAGAATTATTCTCAGTTTGTCTCGTTCCCAATTTACACATGGCAAGAAAAGGGCTATACAAAAGAG ATTGAGGTTGATGAGGATCCAGCTGAGGCCAAGAAGGACGGGACTGATGACAATGTTGAG aaaaagaagaaaactAAAAAGGTTGTCGAGAAATACTGGGATTGGGAACTCACTAATGAGACACAACCTATATGG CTTCGAAACCCTAAGGAAGTTACAACAGAGGAGTATAATGAGTTCTACAAGAAGACATTCAATGAGTACTTGGAACCTTTGGCATCTTCACACTTTACAACAGAG GGTGAGGTCGAGTTCCGGTCAATTCTCTATGTTCCTGCTATTACTCCAATGGGGAAGGAAGACATTGTGAATCCAAAAACTAAGAATATTAGACTTTACGTCAAACGTGTCTTCATTTCAGATGACTTCGATGGAGAACTG TTTCCACGATACTTAAGCTTTGTCAAAGGTGTTGTCGACTCTAACGACCTTCCCTTGAACGTATCACGTGAAATTCTTCAAGAAAGCCGCATC GTGCGGATAATGAGGAAACGGTTGGTCCGGAAGGCATTTGACATGATTCTTGGCATATCCGTGAGTGAGAACCGAGAG GACTATGAGAAATTCTGGGAGAACTTCGGAAAGCATTTGAAATTGGGATGCATCGAAGACCGTGAAAATCACAAGCGTCTTGCTCCATTGCTTCGATTCTTTTCATCACAGAGTGAAGAAGAAATGATCAGTTTGGATGAATATGTTGAGAACATGAAACCTGACCAAAAAGATATCTACTATATCGCTGCTGACAGTGTCACAAGTGCCAAAAACACACCATTTTTGGAGAAATTATATGAGAAGGATCTTGAA GTACTGTTCCTCGTTGATCCTATCGATGAAGTTGCTGTCACAAATCTTAAATCATACAAGGAAAAGAACTTTGTTGACATCAGCAAGGAAGACTTAGACATTG GTGACAAGAACGAGGAGAAGGAAAAAGAGATGAAGCAAGAATTCGGACATATTTGTGATTGGATGAAGAAACGATTGGGTGACAAAGTTGCGAGTGTCCAAATTTCAAACCGCCTTAAAACATCACCATGTGTTCTTGTATCTGGAAAGTTTGGTTGGTCTGCAAACATGGAGAG GCTGATGAAAGCACAGACTGTTGGTGACTCATCTAGCTTGGACTTCATGAGAAGCAGAAGAGTGTTTGAGATCAATCCTGAACATCCAATTATCCAGACACTAAAT GCTGCTTGCAAGAGCAATGGTGAAGATGAAGAAGCTCTTAGGGCTATTGATCTTCTGTATGATACTGCATTGATTTCTAGTGGTTTCACT CCTGAGAGTCCATCTCAGCTTGGTGGAAAGATTTATGAAATGATGAACATGGCTTTGTCAAACAAGTGGTCAACTGAACAACCAGCTTTCAACATGCACAGCTCACAGACACCAGAGGCAGAGATTGTGGCTGAACCACAACCAACCCTTGAAGCAGAGGTGGTCGAGCCGGTTGAAACCACTTCTCAGAAATGA